The genomic region tatttaaaaacttatacTACTTTGTGAAGGAGAACTACTAGTAGCATTGTATTCTAAAGTAGGAAACTGACATGGGAAGAGTGAATGTCTTTCTCAAGGTCATGTAACTTATAAACTGCTTCCTAGTGGTACAGTTGGGATGTTGTGAGGCCTCCTCCAAATGAAGGACTAAAGATGCAGAACTTAGCATTTCATTCATAGTGCTTGGAAAGCTTGCACAATGTGAGAGTTACCCATCTATTCAGTGTATTTAGGTCATTTCTCTTCTGTTCTACATGGAGACTCTTCCTTTATTTCTATTACAGATGATCCTGCATCAAGCCACCTCATACAGAAATCTTGAATCTGTACTTTAGACATTTTTTTAGGTACAACTCCATTCTGTCTTCTTTGGTGACAAACTTCTCAGGTTGTCTATCTGTCTGGGGTCAAAGTGGCTGCAGTACTTTCAGGCATCACTCTCTATAGTCTACTGttcaaaaggagagagagggctATTTGGTGTAGGTTTTCATAAGATGCAGCTGTCTACCTTTGAGAAGTCCATAGAAAGTTTCTCCttacttttcattgttttaaactgAGCCATATGTATGTCTGGCCAAGTAAATGCTATCAACCCTGGGACCATGGATAGGCCACCTAAACCAGTCATGATAATGAAGGAACTCTTTTCTTAACCAGCCAGGAAGCAATGGTAGGTCCATTTACCAGAGCTATGGACAGTTGAGGGAGGAATAGATAAGATGTTGGTGAGATAATCTCAATACTAGCTAAAAAGAGGTGTGTTAACAATCTAAAGTACTTACTTTTATGGAGGCTAttctgctaagcaaaataagccaatctcaaaaaccaaaggttgatgTTCTCTCTGAGGTTGGATGCTGACACACaaaatgggggaggggtggaATAGAAGTTCAGAAGATTAGATAtaggggaatgaaggggaaaagaaataggaatgatAGATAGTGGAGTAAATTTGACTTAACTTgcctatgaatatatatatattcataggcaagtatacacacacacacatacacacagcacagtgaatctccacatcctGTACAATGACAAAATTGGGAATCTAATTTAGAATAAGAGGCACACCGTGTTCCTTCTGTAATTCATATCAATTTCAAGgatataattcattttatcttgatttttaagtATATTGGCTATCATTCTATAtgatattctaatattttaaatcatatataaGACTGTGCATATATAACCATATCCTTgattttctattaatattattaattaatactattaataataatactgaGACCTTTatttgggttaggtttctgtgaaataaattttacacaataatttctaatttttcttaattggtTTACAAGTTATATTCAGTGTTTGtgttttaggttttttgtttttgtttttttttaagtattggacTTATCGTGTCTGGTGATTCTTGTGGCtgaaattttaagtttaataatTTTACCACATTTTCCCATTCGCTCTTGTTTACCTTGAGGTacatttgtattcattttctaaattcttgagactgaaaactcagtttttaatgctttatttaagatttaaaatttatgtaatacAGTGTTCTCATTAACATAGTTTCTAAATGgtctattttattatgaatttacttcttaaattaatagattttagaTTAGTAGTTTTCAATTTCTATGGGTGGGGCTTTGTAAAgttgattttgaaatttctacTTAATATTGAACAATTGATGTGGACTATACAATGTCTAATTTGTGGACTATTACAGTTTCGTATTCcagtaaacacatttttaaattacattttttagacttaaaaaaagaaaaacatttagtttCAGATATACAATATTAAGTTATATCTATTCACACATGATTGTTAATTATATTAACTCAAACATTGTtctccatatatatttttctactgCATCTATTAAAGAGTAAAAGTAGGGAAATCATGTAACTCTAATTACAGTTGTTTCAATTTCTTAGTTCATattattttgacaaataaatgctcaattaaataattaatttcaagctgggcatggtaatgCATTCCTCTAATCCCAGGAATTAGTAAGTCTAAGGTAGGATGATCACaaatggaggccagcctcagtattagttgaaaccctgtctcaaaataaagtcaaTAGTGctcagatgtagctcagtggtagagtgtctctgAATTCACTTCCCagtatcatacacacacacacacacacacacacacacacacacacacacacacaaacacacacacatacattacatacacaagaaaaaatttatttcataagtaATATGTGATCACACACTTACATAATCAGCACCTACATCAAGACAGATAACATTTGTAGCTGATCTGTATGTTCACATCTAGTCAGCCATCCCTACAGCTAACTACTGTCCTTAATTCTGTCTGCATAGATAAGTTTTGTCCATTTTTGTAATGTCTCATTTCTGGTatcttttattcaacattatatttGTGATATTTGTCATATGTTTTACATGAAACACTCTGTATTTAAAGCAATTGGCCTGAATGCTTAGAAAATTAAAGACCATAAAATtccacaaacaaaaaactgaactTTTAGTCTAGATTAAAGGAGAAGCTATCACAACCAACCACAGGATTAATTCGAAACATTTGAATGTGAACTGCATGCTtgttaatgttaaattttttagtGTGAAATATCATGATTATATAGAAGTATATTCTTGTTCTTAGATGACATTATGATGTATTTAGGAGTCAAATATTATGGGATCTAATAGTTTCTTTAGAAAGTTCAGTAGAAATAAATTACAtgtaaatttgtgtgtgtgtgtgtgtgtgtgtgtgtgtttgtgtgtgtgtgtagaaagaaagcaggaaaatgtggcaaatgttaaaaatcaatgatGGATGAATAGGTGTCCATTGTGTTATTCTTTTTTCTGtggtgttaaatattttttaaataaaaaatggggaaaataagcaCACATTGATATgcaattcctatttatttttaagtacttgAGGAATAGATTTCTTATTATGATTTTATGTAGCATGTATGGAAACAGGCTTGGGAGAGTTTGGTAAATTGCCTAGAGGTGGCCCTGATGGCTCTGTGATTCAAGTCCTCTGACCCTGAGCTTCTTCCACAAAAACCACAAAGACACTTTCAGCTGAGAGCTGGGAAAGGTAAGAGAAACAGGACACCTTAGAATTTCACAGTAGATAGATAGGGTCTTGAGTGATTAGCTAATCTGATAGTgttatcttaaaaatatcaagAGGGAGCAAGTATTCAGTCCAAGTTCACAGGGTGAGTAAGGGATATCAGAGCCTGCATTGCCATCATGGTTTCCTGATTTCTAAGTCCATATTTTCACTGCAACACTGAAAATATACTGCATACTGAAAGTGTGAGCAGGAAGAATTCTGAGCTGTGAAACATTAGGATaacacagtaaaaacaaaacaaaaatacaaaacaaagaaaacataaacagtttgtcaattttttcagcctgcttttcagatttccttttgACATCTGACCACATGTCAATCAGCCATTGTTTTCTGCTTGTGCTGGGAACATTTTGTGTAACTCCTCCGAATGTGTAATATCCTTACTGTCTTTTCTGGACAGGTTGGGAGCGGTGTCTTGGCATGGAGCAGAATTTCTGAACGTTTATTTCTGTATCTTACATCAACAGTTTgttgaatcatttatttttttccctttgacaaAGTTTCAGCGCTGTCAGTAGAATATGCATTGGGACCAAAGGGAATTAACAGGTGTCAAGCATTATGGGTAATTTCACATAAATAGTTCTGCCGAGAGCCATGCTAAATTGCATGGCAGCAGTAAAAACCCCAAACAGAAGGCTTCCTTATGTCTGGTTTTGTTAATTTCAGTTTAGTGGCTATTAGCAGGCTTCCTGGAAATAGGTATGTTGGACCCTAGACAGTCCTCCCAAGCTTGAGAGTATTTTCTAGTCTCATTTATCCTCTTTTCATGAAAGAGGTTTTGCTTTCAATTTATTGGTTTCTATTTTCTGATTCTGTTTACTTTTGCTCAACTCCCTGCCCACACTGAGAAAAAAGGGGTGTCTCCAGTGTGCCCTTTCCATGGTCATGACTCTGACCCCCAAATTTGGATttgtcttgcttttgttttttatttttttgttcataaATGGGTCCTTCCACAGTAGCATACTTTGCCTCACTTTAGAGAAACTTCACCCTGTATCATCCTGTGTGATGTCATAGGAAGAATTCTGGACTGGCAGCCGGGGCCACTGTTTCAATTGTGCTATTACTCAGTCCCTGTGACCTTGACCATATTTTAATGTTGAGAAATAGAAAGATTGTGCTTTCATGTGTCTTACAGGTTCTATgttctacataaaaatatattataaaagaaacattctAAAAATCAGACCTTAATTATCCAGGAAGAGttgagatttttatctcattaaaatatatcaaaacattccCTTAAACTGACTGATATGACTTTATGGATTTGAACCCATAGCATTGATTGTCTTATGAGATCTGTCTTCCTCAGCTCAGGTAACCAAGACTAGCCTTTGAAACCTccctttttaaaagacaaatactaaATTTCATCACAGTGATTGATTTATATAGTAACAAAAGTTTAGTATTTGATTGAACCAGATGTAGAATTAAGAGCTTAACTAtcttaattttaatgtcatttcttaCCATATGGGAAACAAAATAGTGTATTAAAGATACAttgtaaagtataaaatatttgaaacataaaaataatcaccAAAAAAACATCAGTCATGTTCTAcactttaatttaataatttattaaattatcaagTCACCTACTATCTGCCAGCCATTGTGTTAATGGCCAAAACTacatcaataaaaagacaaaaacccaTGATCTCATGCCACAAGCATTATAATATGTGCAATTTTCTATAATATGTGCAGTTTGCTATATATAATGTCTGATAAATATGTGAACCATATTGATTATTAGAAAGTGGTAAGTGCTGGTAATAAAAGTAATTGAAAGGAAAAAGAGTTTGGAATTGCCTGAAGTGGGGTGGAGGGGTCACCGAGTAGGTGATATTTTGAGTGACAATATGAACATGTGAGAAAGGAAGCCATGTGATTATCTGATGGACGAACATTACAGAGAGAGGAAAAGTTAGTGCAAAAGTAGGAACATGCCTGGCATTTCTTAGCAACAGCTAGGTGGACAATTTGACTGACATTCAAGGTGTTAACCACGGGCCAGATCATGTAGGTTCTTTAAGCTAGGATAATGATGTTTGAACTTTCCTCTGAAAAATAAGAAGTTAGTGAGATGATCTGTTGTGGGTAGGGTAGGAGGAGAAGGACAGGGGTGGAAGTATAGAGTAGGGATGAGGCTGTTGCAATTATCCTAGTGACAGCTGGTATCTTGGACAGGGTGCTAAACCTGAGAGTGGTGAGAATCAGATTCTAAATATATTGTAAAGGAAGATTCAGTAGGATTTTATGATGGATTAGAAGtggcaaatgaaagaaagaataaattaatatacCAACATGAAACCAATTAGCCTGCATAATTAATATATGCCAATAATAAGTGAAACAGTAAAATTATGGAGGACTCTTAAGGTTTTTGGTCTAAACAATTGGAAGGATAGAATTGCCATCAACTGAGATGAGGAAATTGGTGGGATTGATAGATTTGGGGCAAGTTGGGACAATATAAATAATTCAGTGTAGTAAATATTAAGTTTGAGATTTCTAATTGGTGATGTCAAGTATGTAGTTATATAATGAACCAAGAATTCCTAGGAAAGTTCTGGAATGCAGATGTAAGTTTGACTTAGTCATGGGTACTCTGTCATTGAGAGCTAAATTGGAGGAACCATCAGAAGAGATTGAGGAAATGCAGTAGGAGAAAAACCAGGAGATGAACTTGGAGTATAGTGTCCTCCATGCCTTGTGATGATAAGATTTTAATGAAGAATGGTGATTCTCTGTGCCAAGTCAGGGAAAGCACTGAATTTTATAAGATGGAGACCATTGATAACTCTGGCATGAAAAATTTTAGTAAGTGATGAGTGTGAGATAATATAAAAGAACAATTAATGTTTTGGTGCAAAGAGAAACAGATGAGGGTAGAGTTGGAGGGAAAAGTAACTTCAAGAGAACCAACCCACCCTTTTTAAGATGGATAATGATactattttcatatgttgaaaggGATTATATTGTAGAGAAGGCACACTGATAAAGAAGAGAGGCTGGACTTGCTAGATGGATATCCTTGAGTGgggaatgaagagagaaaatctgAGGCATACATGGGGGGATTGGCCTTAGGCCTTAAAGAAGTTCATAGTTAATTTATAGTAACAGGAGGAAGTCAAAGTCTACAGGAGTATGTTCTGAAGGATGGGTAGAAGGCTGAGACATTTTAAAAGTTCTCCTCTGATTGCTTCAATTTTGTCAGTGAAATTGGGAAGAAGAGCATAACCTGAAAATGAGGATGGGGGAAATTAGAATGTTTTgggagaaagtttttaaaaaatggtttattgAGGGATCATTAGAATAAATGGGCAAGAGAATCATACTACAAAAATTTGGCCACATTAAGGATCTGCTATAAATTTTGACAGTAAATGTGAGGTGGTCAGCGAAGTGATATGTTTTCTCCTACTTACATTCAATTATTTGGAAGTAGATGTATGTTGTCAGAAAATAGAGACTTAGAACATATGCAAGGATAGTGTGGTTATATTGACTGACTCTAGGATTTAATTTGAATAAGGACCAATGAATCCAATAAGTATATTAATGGTTAATATTTAgttacattttctcctttttatgcAGGcaataaattgaatttatttttgcctAATAATTAATTACTCAGAATCATGCCCTTTCATTAAACATTATTTCATGGGCTTAAAAATACTCTAGTTTTCCAATAGTCTAGTGTACATGTACCTGTTCTGCTTTTGAGAGCATTTAATGTTGTGAGAAAGACTGCTGGTTTGTATCAAATATTCTCTTCTCTCATTCTTCAATAGTAACAGAATCCCATTCCCCATTTATAGCTAGATACAGGGCCACCTGAAATAAAGATTACGTTTGCCAGCTTCTTTATAAGGCCATGTGACCATCTTTGGTCAATCCAATAGAAGTGGAAGTGGTCTGTCAGTCCACGGAGAGTATAACCTTGACAATAGAAGctatataaatttatatggtAGAAAGAACCTGGGTTTCTGACACCATGGGGTAATACCTCTGGCTAAAATGACTAGGAAAGAGACATAACTTCTTTTATAAGCTAGGGTTATTGTCGTTTTTTTAGGAACTCACAAATAAATCATAGCCACTTCATAGTACAAAAGTCCAACACCCTTTCTTTCCTAGGCCAAGTGAccctttccttgtttctttttagtcAACATGGGActacctgaaaataaaaacaatttttttaaaaaagtaacactttaaaaaggcagaggaaaggggGACCCGGCGGGGCGCTGGCGGGGCCCCCTAGCCGCGGCCCCCTGTGCCCTTGGCCGggagacagcctgaccccacggCGCAGGCTTGACCGAGCTCCTTCTTCGGGGACAATCACCAGGTGAGCCAGCCGCGTCGGACTTCACTCCCGGAAACCCGGATCCCGCGTGTCCCGGGAAGCGCCGCGGCGTCCACCTGCCCCGCAGCGGGGACCCGGGACCCGGGGGAGGCGGCTGCCGCACCTTCCCTCCGCCGCTGGGCCGGACCATGGCGCTggccgctgccgctgccgctgcGGCCGCCGCTGCCGGGGTGAGCCAGGCGGCAGTGCTGGGCTTCCTGCAGGAGCGCGGCGGGAAGGTGCGCAACTCGGAGCTGCTGAGCCGCTTCAAGCCGCTGCTGGATGCCGGCGACCCGCGCGGCCGCGCAGCCCGCAGGGACCGCTTCAAGCAATTTGTCAACGACGTGGCGGTGGTGAAGGAGCTGGACGGCGTCAAGTTCGTGGTGCTGAGGAAGAAGCCTCAGCCCTCGGTGGGACCAGAGCCCCTGGCCCCCTGCATCCCTAGGGCACCGACCCCGCCGTCGAGGGCCACTTCCGTCTCGCTAGGGGAAAACTCTGGCCCGGGAGCTGCTCTCTCGGCCTCCGCGCAGCCGTCCATAGAATCACCGGAGGACCCGTCCCCGCCATCAGAGCTGCAGGACATCCCTGGGGATCTGGCCTCTGAACCCACCCAGCCCACTGGGGTGCCATTGTTAGGCTCGGCCCAGCACCCCGAGGATCCCGCGGATCCCCAGGTTCCAGCCTTTGAGCTAGCTCTGTCCTCAGAGGGATCCTCCGCGGAGGTGGCCTCGCCGGTTAGCACGCCGTCGGAGGAAACCTCTCCTGGCGCAGAGCCACCAGACTTGGAACCTGGACCCAGGACCGCGAAAGGGCCGCCGCCACCCGCTCCGCGAGCGCCGCCTCCGAAGCCCTGCATGCTGCCGGTACGCTGCGTCCTGGGCCCCGCCACCCTCCGGGTCCGAGCAGAGGAGCAAGGCCTGCGCCGGCAGCTGTCGGAGGAGCCCAGCCCACGGAGCTCCCCGCTGCTCCTGAGGCGGCTCTCAGTTGAGGAGTCGGGCCTGGGCCTCCACTTGGGCCCCGGTCGTTCCCCGCACCTAGGGCGCCTGTCGCGCAGTGGCCCGCGTCTGCTGAGCCCCGACACTGAGGAGATGCCCACCGCGCCGCCGCCGTCCGCCGTGCCCCTGGAGCCTACTGAGCACGAGTGGCTAGTGCGGATGGCCACTGGCCGCTGGACCCACCAGCTTCACGGGCTGCTGCTGCGGGACCGCGGCCTAGCTGCCAAGCGCGACTTTATATCTGGCTTCACCGCCCTCCATTGGGCGGCCAAGAGCGGCGACCGTGAGATGGCGCTGCAGCTGGTGGAGGACGCCGCCGTGCTGTTGGTGGTGCGTCTGGGTGCTCAAGTGCATGTCCGTGACCACAGCGGACGTCGAGCCTACCAGTATCTGCGTCCTGGCTCCTCTTATGCGGTGGGACGCCTGCTTGGTGACCCAGGCCGGCGCGGAGCGACGGAGCCAGATGCTACCAGTGGTGGAAGTGGTAGCCTTGCTACCCGGCATCCAGTGCAAGTGGCCGCCACGATTCTCAGTTCCACCACCAGCGTATTTCTGGGTGTCCTGGCCGGCGACCTGATGCTCCAGGACCTGGCCCGTGGCTTGAAGAAGTGGAGCTCTTTCAGCAAGTTCTTGGGCGCCTCGCCCATGGCTCCGCGTAAAAAGACAAAGATCCGTGGTGGCCTGCCAGCCTTCTCAGAAGTCTCTCGTCCACCTGCACCGGGGCCTTTAGCTGGTTTGGTGCCCAGTCTGCCCCCGGCAACCTGAAGATCCATGGGGCTATGGCCTGGTTGGTCTATCTCGGCTCGCCTCATAGCCTAAGTCTGCCCAAGAATGGGGCTCAACACTTGTTTCCAACTTTGTCCACTGCAGCCTGTTTTATCCTTATGGGCCTGCACTTCCAGCTCTGTTTGAAACCTGATCTGTCTGACTGAGATCTCAGTGAAAGGCTCCTATGAAGAAACCAGCCTTCAGTCCTGAACTCTGGAGGAGACTTAAAATTTAGGGTCAAAGGTTAAGGGGCAGCAGCTGGTCTGGCCCCTGAATGAGCTAACCAGATGCCTCTGAGTCTACACACTCCCAAGCCAGAACTAGAGCAAGGGTCTCTTTGAATGTTCAAAGATTTTGGGTTATTTGTCAACTTTAAGATATGGAGTGGTTTTGTAATTTGatgcttttattctgtttttaaattgcaATGAGGTAAAGCAACTTTCATAATAaccttttaaaactatatttttccgTTTTTAGGCAAAGAGCTCAGACATTTTCAATCTTTTGCTAAATATTTTGgaattccattttaaaacaaatagaatgCTCAAGATCTAAAGGAAATTAGTCCCAACCAAGAAAACTCTTAAAAGTTCATCTACCTCATTTTAGTCAATCATGATTCTGGGGAGTCTTGAACACAGAATAACTATTGTGACCCATATGAATGTAACTAATTGCAGTTGTACTGTGAATGCTAAATATTAAGAAACAAGTGCATCTTGGGAGTAAACATGATTTAACAAAGATAGAAAAGAGACATTTTGGGAATAGTTATGGTGAAATGTAAATGTATGTTTGGCACTCACAGGTGGCTATTCTGATTTGGCatgaatatttagttttcttaaattGTGATCTCTTTGTGAATTATGCCTTAGTGCCACATTTCTGAATCTGTGATTTTCACACCTTGCTAAACCTTTCAGTGCAATGGGTgaatattcaaaggaaaaaaagttataaCATCATACCAGAAAAACAACTGATTAAATAGTAATTGATACAATT from Urocitellus parryii isolate mUroPar1 unplaced genomic scaffold, mUroPar1.hap1 Scaffold_272, whole genome shotgun sequence harbors:
- the LOC144251905 gene encoding ankyrin repeat domain-containing protein SOWAHA-like codes for the protein MALAAAAAAAAAAAGVSQAAVLGFLQERGGKVRNSELLSRFKPLLDAGDPRGRAARRDRFKQFVNDVAVVKELDGVKFVVLRKKPQPSVGPEPLAPCIPRAPTPPSRATSVSLGENSGPGAALSASAQPSIESPEDPSPPSELQDIPGDLASEPTQPTGVPLLGSAQHPEDPADPQVPAFELALSSEGSSAEVASPVSTPSEETSPGAEPPDLEPGPRTAKGPPPPAPRAPPPKPCMLPVRCVLGPATLRVRAEEQGLRRQLSEEPSPRSSPLLLRRLSVEESGLGLHLGPGRSPHLGRLSRSGPRLLSPDTEEMPTAPPPSAVPLEPTEHEWLVRMATGRWTHQLHGLLLRDRGLAAKRDFISGFTALHWAAKSGDREMALQLVEDAAVLLVVRLGAQVHVRDHSGRRAYQYLRPGSSYAVGRLLGDPGRRGATEPDATSGGSGSLATRHPVQVAATILSSTTSVFLGVLAGDLMLQDLARGLKKWSSFSKFLGASPMAPRKKTKIRGGLPAFSEVSRPPAPGPLAGLVPSLPPAT